The Salegentibacter sp. Hel_I_6 region TACAAAGCTTCTGATTTTTTCTCTTTTGGAGGCCATTTTGAAGAACTTTTTCTGGACGGAGGAAATGTTAATGGTGGCGGAAATGTAGACCGTGCAGATTATTATGTTTGGTTAGGTCCCTACCTTCAATTTCAAAAGGGAAATGCGGGTATGCGCTTTTCTTTCGGAAGTAATTTAGCTGATGAAGATGATCGCTCTGCACCTAATGATTTTTATAAATTAAGCTTCTTTATTACACTATAACAACAAATTTAAAATTTAACTCCTGCTGAAATGGCAATTTTCAGGTCATTTTCAGCAGGAACTTTAGGGCAGGAAAAATTACTGTTATAAGCACAGTAAGGATTATAAGCTTTATTAAAATCTAACAAGATGGAATCACCCTCCGGTATCCTTAAGTCTAAATACCGTCCGCCGGAGTAGGTGGTTTCGCCGTTAGTAAGATCTGTAAAAGGTAAAAACAGGTAATTATAATATTCCTTATCAGAGATCAATTCCTGGTTTTGAAACACATTGAGTTTAAAATTCTTCTTCTGAAGGCTAAAATAGATTTCCGCATACTTCACATAAATTGGCAACCTATCTGTTGTAGTTTGCATTTTAAAAGGAGCTTCAGCCGGAGTTCTTAAAAAGTGCGCTTCTACAATAAAGCTGGAATCAATTTCAAAAAAATTTAAATTTCTAAACTCATTTCGATCTTTTTCTGAAAGCGGACTGCGATTTGGATCACTGAATTTTTCATTCATTTTCTGCTGAAAATCCATTGCAGTAATTTCCTGAGAGAAGGAATTTAAACTTCCGAAAAGTAAAATTAATATCAGGATAAAATTTTTAACTTTCAGCTGCATAGTATTTAGCTTCTCCAAGATACTCCCTAATTTTAGCGTTATATTCTTTGCTCAATTTTAGATCTAAAATTCCTTCTATATCATACAACGCTTCCATATTATCAAAACCGGTTTTAAGCAAATCTTCAAGATATAAAAGTGCGGTTTCGTGATCGCCATCGTGCCCCGCAATCTTGATGATATT contains the following coding sequences:
- a CDS encoding DUF1684 domain-containing protein translates to MQLKVKNFILILILLFGSLNSFSQEITAMDFQQKMNEKFSDPNRSPLSEKDRNEFRNLNFFEIDSSFIVEAHFLRTPAEAPFKMQTTTDRLPIYVKYAEIYFSLQKKNFKLNVFQNQELISDKEYYNYLFLPFTDLTNGETTYSGGRYLDLRIPEGDSILLDFNKAYNPYCAYNSNFSCPKVPAENDLKIAISAGVKF